From the genome of Flavobacterium luteolum, one region includes:
- a CDS encoding family 2A encapsulin nanocompartment cargo protein cysteine desulfurase has translation MSTNINNNGLPNIDDLQYLANELFKALPNEFPKEISLSPDKTEHPRATKIAETILQTGNIGSLDQIPLAVPSNVQPTQHSFSGFGASPSVSNYENTGAFALPPNAGAGFDPKGEKSSSGVQENHDLNMDDPHTGFHDINLNNGNPQLNEESTFSPLLLNNQYLPFQTENSSFEIELQAALSFVDTQFKKREDFPLNGNETATSYYFLDQNPFAFDRRSTNISVGNSFDAKEINLFKGHHFNAELVKKDFPILRETVNGKPLVWFDNAATTQKPQSVIDRIAYFYEHENSNIHRAAHELAARASDAYEAAREKVKTFLNANSVNEIVFVRGATEGINLVASTWGDQNLNSGDEIIVSNLEHHANIVPWKRLADKKGLKLRVIPVDDDGQILLDEYAKLLNSRTRLVAFTQVSNALGTVTPAKKIVEMAHAAGAKVLIDGAQSVSHMKVDVQNLNPDWLVFSGHKLFGPTGIGALYGKEDLLNEMQPYQSGGNMIQDVTFEEIKYHKAPNRFEAGTGNIADAIGLGAAIDYVTKLGIEAIGQYEHYLLEYATRLLKEIPGVRLIGTAKDKASVLSFNLQGYSNDQVGQALNKEGVAVRTGHHCAQPILRRMGVETTVRPSLAFYNTTQDVDTFIKALWELKKVRF, from the coding sequence ATGAGTACAAATATTAACAACAACGGTTTACCTAACATAGACGATTTGCAGTATTTAGCAAACGAACTGTTCAAAGCCTTGCCTAACGAGTTTCCTAAAGAAATTTCGTTAAGTCCGGATAAGACTGAACATCCGCGTGCGACAAAGATTGCAGAAACGATATTGCAAACAGGAAACATTGGTTCATTAGATCAAATTCCTTTAGCAGTTCCGTCGAATGTACAACCTACTCAGCATTCCTTTAGCGGGTTTGGCGCTTCTCCTTCCGTATCCAATTACGAAAACACAGGAGCTTTCGCTTTGCCTCCAAATGCTGGAGCAGGTTTTGATCCAAAGGGCGAAAAAAGTTCCTCAGGAGTGCAGGAAAATCATGATTTAAACATGGATGATCCGCATACTGGTTTTCATGATATTAATTTAAATAATGGAAATCCGCAGCTGAATGAAGAATCTACTTTTTCGCCATTGTTGCTCAACAATCAATATCTGCCATTTCAAACAGAAAATTCTTCTTTTGAAATTGAATTACAGGCAGCCTTATCTTTTGTTGATACGCAGTTTAAAAAACGAGAAGATTTTCCGTTAAACGGAAATGAAACGGCAACATCGTATTACTTTTTAGATCAGAATCCTTTTGCATTTGATAGAAGAAGTACCAATATCTCCGTCGGAAATTCTTTTGATGCTAAAGAAATTAATCTTTTCAAAGGACATCATTTTAATGCCGAATTGGTAAAAAAGGATTTTCCAATTCTGAGAGAAACCGTAAACGGAAAACCTCTAGTTTGGTTTGACAACGCCGCAACGACACAAAAACCGCAATCGGTTATTGACAGAATTGCCTATTTCTACGAACACGAAAATTCGAATATTCACCGCGCGGCGCACGAATTAGCAGCTCGCGCCTCTGATGCATATGAAGCTGCCCGAGAAAAAGTAAAAACTTTTTTGAATGCCAATTCGGTAAACGAAATTGTTTTTGTTCGAGGCGCAACCGAAGGAATAAATCTAGTTGCTTCAACTTGGGGCGATCAGAATTTAAATTCGGGTGATGAGATTATTGTCAGTAATCTGGAACATCATGCGAATATCGTTCCGTGGAAACGTCTTGCTGATAAAAAAGGTTTGAAGCTAAGAGTGATTCCTGTTGATGATGACGGTCAGATTTTGTTGGATGAATATGCAAAACTGCTGAATTCGAGAACTCGTTTAGTTGCTTTTACACAAGTTTCGAATGCATTGGGAACTGTAACTCCAGCCAAAAAAATAGTTGAAATGGCACACGCTGCTGGAGCAAAAGTTTTGATTGATGGCGCACAATCCGTTTCGCACATGAAAGTCGATGTTCAAAATCTGAATCCAGATTGGTTGGTTTTCTCTGGACATAAATTATTTGGCCCAACGGGAATTGGCGCTTTGTATGGAAAAGAAGATTTATTGAACGAAATGCAGCCGTATCAATCTGGCGGAAACATGATTCAGGATGTCACTTTTGAGGAAATAAAATACCACAAAGCTCCGAATCGTTTTGAAGCGGGAACAGGAAATATTGCCGATGCCATTGGTCTTGGCGCCGCTATTGATTATGTAACCAAATTAGGAATTGAAGCAATTGGTCAGTACGAGCATTATTTACTCGAGTATGCTACCCGACTTTTAAAAGAAATTCCAGGAGTACGATTAATAGGAACTGCCAAAGATAAAGCCAGCGTTTTGTCTTTTAACTTGCAAGGCTACTCAAACGATCAGGTCGGACAGGCCTTGAACAAAGAAGGAGTTGCGGTAAGAACCGGACATCATTGTGCACAACCTATTTTACGTAGAATGGGGGTTGAAACAACAGTTCGTCCTTCATTAGCATTTTACAATACAACTCAAGATGTGGATACTTTTATTAAAGCCTTATGGGAATTGAAAAAAGTGAGATTCTAA